In Sciurus carolinensis chromosome 4, mSciCar1.2, whole genome shotgun sequence, the sequence AATTAGATCATATTGCTCCATTCCTCAAAAACCTTTAATGCCTTTCCATCTTACTCAGAGTGAAATCCAAAGTTCTTGTCAAGGCCCAAAAGACCCTACAAGATCTGCACTCTTGCTCTACCACTTGACTGATCTGGTCTCCCATGGTTGTGCCCCCCTCTCCTCTCTATCGTAGTTATTCTGGTTCCTTTCTATTCCAAGCATGATCCTCCCTGCCACCTCTATCCCCATCCTGCTCTAAGTCTCTGCCTTGCTATTCCCTTCTTTCCTTAGATAACCACCTGGCTTTCTCCCTCACTGTTCTCAGATGCCTATTTAAATGTCACCTTATCAGAGAGGTATCAGTATGACAAGTGAGTGAGGGAAGAGGAATATTTCTATACCATCAGCAAAAACTAACAATGACTCTCTCCCTGCCATCCCCTCTATCTATACTGAAGCTTCTGAGAGAAACagataagaaatatgaaatgctacataagccaaagtttaaaagtATTATGAAACCTAAACCTGATGATTCTCTGTGACTGTTTCATATGAAGTTCTTTTAACCACAAATATAATGACATTTAAAGAAAGgatttcattgaaaagaatgtgtaattATAAACTGAATTTTTGGTTCTGTTTGTTTACATTGTTGCTCACATCATGTGGGACAGGAAAGTCTTCGTATTAAAACACCTTTCAagtcaggtgcaatggtgcatgcttgtaattctagttgactcaggaggttaagataggaggattgcaaatttgaggccagcctcagtaaatcaACAAGGCCGTTAGCAAATTAGGCtgtcttacaataaaaataataataataaaaacaaaaagggctggggttgtgtttcagtggtaaagtagctctgggttaaatctctagcaccaaaaaccaaaaaacaaaaacaaactaccTTTCACTTCTTAACGAACCTAAACTTATAGAGCAGCCTGAACCATCATCCACTTTGTAGATatattctttaatctttttttttttaatgaggcaCCTGAATAGGAAGAAATATTCCTTAGTCTTCATGCTTAATTTGTAGAGTCATATTTCTCCCCTATTGCTAGATAGTCTTACTGGAGACCCATcctaatacatttcttttttgtgtgtcaCCCGAAAGTCTTTCTACAGCATTTTGTGACATGTAATACGTCTTTATAATTCTTTCAACACATTTGTAATAATTATCTACTGTGCCTAAGACAATAAGGTAGGAGGTGGGAAGGATAAAGATTTCAAAAAGAGACAAACCCTTGTCTCAAGAACattgagaaataagaaataaggcAGGTATACAAATAATTATAAGTATAATGGTAAATATTATAAGAAAGTGTTTTCACAAAGTCTGGATTTAGAGGGATCATAATGGTCAATCAAATAGCTTTGCGCCCACGTTTTCGAGATGAATAAACTAAAAGACAAAAGATTGAATGACTCATTTTGTACATTACTATCTACTCAGGTAAGATAGTGTGGTGGGCTAGAAAGAACAGTGAACTGAGGGTCGGAAGACCTAGGAGTACTGTTGGATTTCTATCCTTATTAGTTCTTACAAAGGACCAAAGTTTCAAAAGAGAAACTTTTTGAGTTTTAGTTTTCTTATCCATAGAATTTGGATAATAATACCTTCCTGTTAGGATAGGTTTaaagatcaaatgaaataatgaaaagatcTTCTAGACTATGCAGcaatataaaaatgctaaatattacTATAGTGAATGAATTACAGAGCTGGGAGTTGAACTCagacctcctaactttgagaCCCTTCTCCATGATATACTAATGTGAAATGTTCTCCATGGCTTTTAGCATATGATTTAGGCAATTCACTCACTTGCATATTTAGAGTAGAATATAATTAACAATCATGACACATGTACGTTGTTTACTTGAATTCTGATTGCTCCTCACCTGTTTgaattatatatagaaaaataaaacagatgctCTCGCTACAAAACGGATTCTCACAGTAACGGGATACAAATTTTGTCCAACATTTCTCACTACTATGTTATATTTTCAACCTGTTTATTCTGACTGAAGAAGTGttagtgttgaatagaagttgagttattaaaaagaaagtaaacacCAGGAACTTTGTAGATAAAAACTAGTGAACGCGTCCTTGAGGCGTTTTAAGAAAAGTTAAGTGATAGCATCAATATGTCACTTCTTTGATCTGTTTGaaattttaagtgataaaatcaggtttttttatttctaagttttctttccaGTGTGTCAGTCCATTTTCAGTTGCTATACCAGAACACGGGAGCctgagaaatttataaagaaaagagacgTATTTAGCTcaaagttctggaggttggaagtttAAGATCAGACTGGAAATCTAAGATCAGGTGGTTGCATCTGTTCAGTGCctggtaaatggagaaaaaaaaaaaaaagaagggcaaaCAAGGTCATATGGAAGAGAATCAAGAAGGATAACCCTACTTTATACTaaagtttataatttataataagttTATAATAACTTGCTCTAGAAGTAACTAATCCAGTCCCTCTAGAGCAAGAACTCATTCATTCCCAAAATAGGGCATCAGTAACACATTTATGATGGCACCACCCCATGACCTGAACATCTCTCACTAGCACCTCCAATATTGTCACATTGAGGAAATGagcctgaaaataaattttggtagAAATGGACCATATTCAAATTTTAGTGGTCAGTTATAAGAAACACCTCCAAATTAAGCTTTAGTTTGATTACCTAAGAGCTTTGGGGTATAGAGACAACCTCAGGCTTATGGcttcgtttttttgttttgttttgtttttttaaaccatcCATGTTTTCTGACTCTTCAAAAAGTTCatcatagaattaccatatgatttgTTGTCCAGAATACATACACAAAAGGACTGAAAACAGGTATTCAAACAAATATTcgtacatcaatgttcatagtgcCATCATTCACCACAATCAAAggtggaaacaaccaaaatgtccaACAATGGatgagtgaaaataaaatgtggcatattctTACAATGTATTATACATTCAAAACTGAAATGAGGTACTCATATATGTTACAACATGGgtaaaatcttgaaaacataggtttgattctatttacataaaatattcagattaaattcctagaagtaagaagtagattagtgattgccaGAAATTGGGGAGAGAGGGAAATAGAGAGTGACTGTTTAGTGGGTATGGAGCCTCCTTTgggagtgatggaaatgttttggaactagaGAGAGGTGATGGTcacacaacattgtgaatgtactaacCACCACTTGTTGTATACTTTAAGCCAGCTAACTTTTTGATATATGAATTTCAtctcaataaaaaaaagcaaaaacaaaacaaaatcaattgcTCTGGAAAATTGAACTATTTCTAATAATGAGATCAGAAAAAATATCCTTTAAGGAAATGAACCATCAAGCCTGGATGctatggtacatgcctgtaaattCCAATGGcctgggaggcggaggcaggaggattgcaagttcaaagccagtaatAACAAcctagtaaggccctgtctcaaaataaaaaataaaaaggactggagatgtggctcagtggttaagtacccctggttaAGCACTCCCTACCCCCCACCAACAGattgttagattttattttatcctataCATGATCCTTCTATGTAAGTTGATGTCATGACTCCAAAGGGTAATAtagtgaaaaatattgaaaactgagAGAAAGAAGCAGGAGGGCAAGATGTTAGTAATGTAGTCCAAGCTTTATTTGTCTTTGATGAGCAGGATTAAGgcagaataaaattcaaagcatCCAGAGGAGGAGACAGTCTGGGTTTTTTGAAAATCCGTTACAAATGTGTCCCTCGGTCAAATTTTGAGAAACTGTTGAGGAGTGAGTTTAAGATTGCACTTCCTGTCAAATATATGGGTTCAGTGAAGAATAGAGCCCCATGATTTAAAAGTATCTGGAAGCAGGAGTAAGAGCCATTAGCAACTGAGGAGAATATGGGAAGTGAGTAGTGAAAGTTCTCCTGAGAAAGTGTCTTGTCTGTTCAAACACCCAAACTAAGGGAAATTATAAACCTATGTAATTCCCTGCAATAAATCATCTCATGGTATCCTCAGGGAAGAAAAGCATTTTTGTAGATCAGATGAAACCATGTGCATGAAAGTTCttgtaaaatataaagttatacaTTAATGTGGTAAAAAACATCTATCATTTTCACATACAGTATTCATTCAccattctcaaaaaatatttactgaatatttaatGTTTGTCAATAGGATAGGTAATGTTGtcaacactttaaaaaagaataaactgagGTTCTGAGAGTCTAAGATTTGCCCTAAATCACTTAACTTTGAGACAGGAGGCCTTTGGTTCCTAGTTCATTTTAAACCTCCCTGCCCTCAAAGGCTGATGACCAAGAATTATGTTTACCAAAGCCCTCGATCTTCATTGTATCTTAGATGTGATTGATAACTTGGACAAAGTTtgaccatttctatttctatctGTGGAGTAGCATTTTAATTGCTATTACATGGAATTCTCAGGAGCCATGCTACTAAAACGGATACACAGAATGTTTGCCTTTACATTATTGactgatatttattgagtgcaCATTGTGTATTAGGCATGAAACTAAGAGTTAAGCAGATataatcttatttaatccttaatATAACCTTCTGAGGAAGGCTTATAATccctgtgtgtatatgtgtgtgtgtgtgtgtgtgtgtgtgtgtgtgtgtgtgagagagagagagagagagagagagagagagagagagagagagagaaagaaactaaggctcagaaaaaaaaatcactttatccCATAGCTACAGACAGAAATAGAAATGGTCCAAAAATCTTTATAGGAGGACATTTAAAATCATGGAAATCAGAGCCTGAACCAATAGATGTGTATGATTCTTACCTGAAGAGCCAACAGAGTGTGAAACAAATGTTAAACCAAGACTAAGAGACAAGGCTGGGTCCACATTCAGTTTTAATTCCAAAGTCCACAGGTTAACAACTCTATTTTGAGATGGAGCTCTGTAAATTTGTAATAATTTGGTTCACTATTTAGATAATTATGGTAATAAAATTTTGTGGCATCATCATAGCACTGTAATTTATTGTGCCAAGCACAGTTACAAGTGCTTAACAGTCAGATTCAGGACCGTTTGTAAAAAATTTGTTAAACTAATCTGATTCAGGTAGCTATtccattcataaattttaaagttacaaCGAGAAAGGAAGTGACCCTCCAAATAAAAGCTTCTTTTGAGGACATGGCAAGCTTTTGTTTAGAAGTAAATATTGAGGTAACCAAGTATTTTTCAGAATTCAGGATGTGAAAAAGCTAGTAACTTTGCTTTtgactgacattttttttctgtgtagctGTGTATAACTTAATTCGTAAAGTAAttctttgacaaaaaaaaaaaaattgtaatgtttCAAATACTGAGCTGGGTGTTGTCCTGTAGCTGCTAGGGTTTACCTACTAGGGAAATGTCTGCCTTACTAGACTTTGAGGAAATGGGAAGTGATCTTCACCTAACTGGGCAAGTTTCTCCTCTCTGGGGCTGTTCTGTAAGTGAGAAGGTAGGATTTTCAAGTCTTAACGGGCTTTGGTTTTGACTTTGTGTAAAGGTTTATCTTCCTCTCATACCATGATAGCTTTGCAATTCAttaactcattcaacaaatgtttaccGAGCTTTTAGTAGTGTTGTAATAAAAGCAAGGTTCCTCTGTGCATGGAGCTTACAGCCCAAAGGGatgacaataaataatttttaaaataaacaaaagtatttattaataattaattattggTTGGAAAAATGCTAAGCAGTAAATAAATAGGATGATGTATCTTTCTTCAGAATCCTACAATGAAGCAGACGGGGGCTCTTTCATTTCCCCAAATGACGGCCTTCTGAGgtcatcacatttttaaaaagaaaaaaaacatgttaaTAACAAATCAAGTAGTGAATGAATAGTTACCACTCTTGAAAACTGTATTGTAACCAGGTCTATTCTGTATCTTTTTGGAATGAGAACGGAGAGGTTTTTCAAAAAGAGTAGTgaaagtcacttttttttctaAGTCAAGTGGAAAGATAAACCGAGAAGAAAGAACCTAGACTCAGGGAAATTTGACAATCTTGTCTGGCTCTAAAGCTTTCGTCTCTTGGCTTCCTCAGCAACGAGAATCTGGATGGAAAGGAAACTAATGTCATGAACTTCAATCAAGGTAGATTCCCTTTCGATTATGACCGCCCGGTGGCAGGAACCTGGGAAAAGGTCAAGGAGCGGTTTGGTAAGAGACAGCTCACGGGGACAGCACTTGGAAGGCCAGCGCTGAGAACAGCAGGAAAGGGAGCCAGACAGAGGGGGCGACTGCGCAGCCACTTCAAGGTGAGAGTGGAGAAACACTCCGCGGCGGGAGCTCGCGCCGCTCAGGTGGCCCTTTCCCGCTCAGGTGAGCTCCTCCCGGGCCTCCTATTGGCCGAGGCGCCCGTGGCGCTGGGAGGGCGACGCAGCCCGGTCTAGTTCAGGGTCTAGGGCGGCGCGTCACTTCCGGTAGCGCGGAGCTTGTAAAACACCCTGGAGAGAAaatggcggcggcggcggcggcttcGGGGCCCCAGCAGCTCTCGGATGAGGAGCTTTTCTCTCAGCTCCGTCGTTACGGCCTGTCTCCGGGACCAGTGACGGAAAGCACCCGCCCGGTCTACCTCAAGAAGCTGAAGAAGCTTCGAGaggaagagcagcagcagcaccgGTCCGGGGGCCGCGGCAGCAAGACGCGGAACAGTAATAACAATAACACGGCAGCCGCCGCGGTCGCCGCCGCCGCTCCGGCGGCGGCGGCCGTGGGGATGAGAGTCCGGCCGGTCTCGGGTGACCTCTCCTACTTACGGACCCCGGGGGGCCTGGGCCGAATCTCGGTCTCGGGTTCGGAGAGCCCCCTGGGAGGGCCCGGGGGCGCCTCGGCCGCCCCCGTGGCTGGCAGCAAAGTGCTGCTGGGCTTCAGCTCCGACGAGTCGGACGTGGAGGCCAGTCCCCGAGACCAGGCGGGCGGCGGCGGGAGGAGAGACCGGGCTGCGCTCCAGTACCGCGGGCTCAAAGCGCCGCCGGCGCCCCTGGTCGCCAGCGAGGTGACTAACAGCAACTCGGCCGAGCGACGGAAGCCCCACTCGTGGTGGGGGGCCAGGAGGCCGGCGGGCCTGGAGCTGCAGACCCCGTTGGGGAAAGATGGAGCAGCGGAGGacgaggaagaagagggagaagacgGGGAGGAGAGGGACCCCGAGGCGGAGGAGCCGCTGTGGGCGAGCCGAGCCGTGAATGGCAGCCGGCTTCTCCCTTACAGCTGCCGGGAAAACTATTCGGACtccgaggaagaggaggacgaCGACGTGGCCCCCACCAGACAGGTATTAAAGGACGACTCCCTTTCCCGGCATCGGCCCAGACGGAGCCATAGTAAGTCTCTCTCCCCGCTGACTGCTAAATCTGCCGGCAGCCGGCTGGAGACTTCAGTTCAGGGAGGGGGAGGACTCGCGATGAATGACAGGGCGGCGGCTGCCGGGAGTCTAGACAGGAGCCGAAACCTCGAAGAGGCGGCGGCCGAGCTGGGAGGAGGGTGCGATCAAGTGGACTGCAGCCCCATTCCTAGATACCGTGTTAGCGCTAAGAAACTGgcccctctcctgcccccaccactTCCTGACATGGACTCAACCTTGGATTCGTCTACAGGCTCCCTTCTTAAAACCAATAATCACATCGGCGGTGGGGCCTTCAATGTGGACTCCCCCAGGATTTATTCCAACAGCCTCCCTCCCAGTCCGGCTGTGGCCGCCCCAACTTCACTCAGGATCAATCACGCCAATCATACTGGCGCCAATCATACCTACCTGAAGAACGCATACAGCAAACCGAAGCTTTCAGAACCAGAAGAGGAACTTCTCCAGCAGTTTAAACGGGaggaggtgtccccaacaggGAGTTTCAGTGCTCACTACTTGTCAATGTTTCTCCTTACTGCTGCCTGCTTGTTTTTCCTAATATTGGGACTGACTTATCTAGGAATGAGAGGGACAGGAGTATCCGAGGATGGAGGACTCAGTAAGTATTAAAGCCGGTGGGTAAGGTTACAAAGGGACCGTCGCTAGTGGTCTGCTTTAGCTGCACTTAGCATTTTCCTTGAGATGACTTTTATCTGCAAGAACGTGGCTTAACAGTGAAACAGAAGTCATGTGTCATCTGTCTTTAAGAATGGTATTACCATTATCAGTATGATATCTTATGactgtttttaagtttttgtgcATGTTGTATTGTGaaattcaaaataacttctaaaagAACAGAATATTTACGAGCCTGTTAGTAAAATGTGGGTGACTCAATTTTGTTTTAGCCTAAAATAACTCTTTGTGCAGATGTCAGTTACTCATTGAGTTTTGAAGTATTACCATTGTCAAGCAAAGTCATaaatgcagtcttttttttttttcaaattcatttgtgATTCTAAAAGGCGGTgtattttctcttgaaatttgGGTTAAGTATTTTGTAGAATGAAGTATATGTATAGGTAGTTCTGTGATTTCTTTAGAGAATGAATACTTAAAAAGCAGCAATGCACATTTCTTGTTTTCCTAGCTCAAAGCAACTCACCTCTCAACCTGTGAAAGAGTAGTGGCAGGACGTTAAGGAGCTTACTGTCAGGTTTACTTGGATTGGTTTCCAAGCCCTACTATTTTACCTGCTTGATGATTGTTGGCAggtgtgttcattcattcattaaggCAGCATCTTCCTCTATGCTAAACAATCAGGAAATGGCAACAAGAGTCAAATCATTCTTCTTAAATACAGAAAGAATGTAAATACCATTCAAGGATGGAATAATTGGTGTGCATTACTTCCAGACTGGATGATCAGAGGAGGTACTATTAGGTGAGACCCAAAGCCAGAAGAGATTGCCTTGACTGCCTTGTAGAGACAGGAGAACATTCTTGGCAGatattataaaaaggggaaagggCTTAAATTGAGCAGTAGCCTTCCTGTAGGTAAGAGTAAAGTTTCCCTTTCCCAA encodes:
- the Lemd3 gene encoding inner nuclear membrane protein Man1 isoform X1, whose translation is MAAAAAASGPQQLSDEELFSQLRRYGLSPGPVTESTRPVYLKKLKKLREEEQQQHRSGGRGSKTRNSNNNNTAAAAVAAAAPAAAAVGMRVRPVSGDLSYLRTPGGLGRISVSGSESPLGGPGGASAAPVAGSKVLLGFSSDESDVEASPRDQAGGGGRRDRAALQYRGLKAPPAPLVASEVTNSNSAERRKPHSWWGARRPAGLELQTPLGKDGAAEDEEEEGEDGEERDPEAEEPLWASRAVNGSRLLPYSCRENYSDSEEEEDDDVAPTRQVLKDDSLSRHRPRRSHSKSLSPLTAKSAGSRLETSVQGGGGLAMNDRAAAAGSLDRSRNLEEAAAELGGGCDQVDCSPIPRYRVSAKKLAPLLPPPLPDMDSTLDSSTGSLLKTNNHIGGGAFNVDSPRIYSNSLPPSPAVAAPTSLRINHANHTGANHTYLKNAYSKPKLSEPEEELLQQFKREEVSPTGSFSAHYLSMFLLTAACLFFLILGLTYLGMRGTGVSEDGGLIKNPFDETFGKIQESEKNLMMSTLYRLHDRLAQLAGDRCHHNFSGDHECGSSSQRTLSVQEAAAYLKDLGPEYEDIFNTSLQWILENGKDVGIRCVGYSPEEELKNITDVQFLQSTRPQMSFWCRFRRAFITVTHRLLLLCLGVVMVCVVLRYMKYRWTKEEEESRQMYDMVVKIIDVLRSHNEACQENKDLQPYMPIPHVRDSLIQPHDRKKMKKVWDRAVDFLAANESRVRTETRRIGGADFLVWRWIQPSASCDKILVIPSKVWQGQAFHLDRRNSPPNSLTPCLKIRNMFDPVMEIGDQWHLAIQEAILEKCSDNDGIVHIAVDKNSREGCVYVKCLSPEYAGKAFKALHGSWFDGKLVTVKYLRLDRYHHRFPQALTCNTPLKPSNKHMNSMSHLRLRTGLANSQGGS
- the Lemd3 gene encoding inner nuclear membrane protein Man1 isoform X2 is translated as MAAAAAASGPQQLSDEELFSQLRRYGLSPGPVTESTRPVYLKKLKKLREEEQQQHRSGGRGSKTRNSNNNNTAAAAVAAAAPAAAAVGMRVRPVSGDLSYLRTPGGLGRISVSGSESPLGGPGGASAAPVAGSKVLLGFSSDESDVEASPRDQAGGGGRRDRAALQYRGLKAPPAPLVASEVTNSNSAERRKPHSWWGARRPAGLELQTPLGKDGAAEDEEEEGEDGEERDPEAEEPLWASRAVNGSRLLPYSCRENYSDSEEEEDDDVAPTRQVLKDDSLSRHRPRRSHSKSLSPLTAKSAGSRLETSVQGGGGLAMNDRAAAAGSLDRSRNLEEAAAELGGGCDQVDCSPIPRYRVSAKKLAPLLPPPLPDMDSTLDSSTGSLLKTNNHIGGGAFNVDSPRIYSNSLPPSPAVAAPTSLRINHANHTGANHTYLKNAYSKPKLSEPEEELLQQFKREEVSPTGSFSAHYLSMFLLTAACLFFLILGLTYLGMRGTGVSEDGGLIKNPFDETFGKIQESEKNLMMSTLYRLHDRLAQLAGDHECGSSSQRTLSVQEAAAYLKDLGPEYEDIFNTSLQWILENGKDVGIRCVGYSPEEELKNITDVQFLQSTRPQMSFWCRFRRAFITVTHRLLLLCLGVVMVCVVLRYMKYRWTKEEEESRQMYDMVVKIIDVLRSHNEACQENKDLQPYMPIPHVRDSLIQPHDRKKMKKVWDRAVDFLAANESRVRTETRRIGGADFLVWRWIQPSASCDKILVIPSKVWQGQAFHLDRRNSPPNSLTPCLKIRNMFDPVMEIGDQWHLAIQEAILEKCSDNDGIVHIAVDKNSREGCVYVKCLSPEYAGKAFKALHGSWFDGKLVTVKYLRLDRYHHRFPQALTCNTPLKPSNKHMNSMSHLRLRTGLANSQGGS